Proteins from a single region of Geothrix sp. PMB-07:
- the wecB gene encoding non-hydrolyzing UDP-N-acetylglucosamine 2-epimerase — MKRIDIIAGARPNFMKIAPIIKALEVRKAQGGELDYRLIHTGQHYDPRMSGNFFSQLGIPLPHINLEIGSGSQAEQTAAIMVRYEQVLLEQRSDLCLVVGDVNSTMACAITAQKCGVPVAHVEGGIRSGDWSMPEEINRMVTDSISNWFFTTSASANKALRSTGVREGQIHFVGNTMIDTLLANMDRLKAPDFWADQRLVAGQYFVATLHRPSNVDDASGFTRLLAAIGEASRGLPVVFPVHPRTAKTLREVDGIPSNFRLVDPQPYLEFNFLVRHSKAVITDSGGITEEATVMGVPCITLRDSTERPETVEQGTNELIGTNPDNVKGVLDKLFSGLWKKGAIPELWDGHTGERIVEVLERIL; from the coding sequence ATGAAGCGGATTGACATCATCGCCGGTGCTCGGCCCAATTTCATGAAAATTGCGCCGATCATCAAGGCTCTTGAGGTTAGGAAGGCTCAGGGTGGAGAATTGGATTACCGCCTGATCCATACGGGCCAACACTATGACCCTCGCATGTCGGGAAACTTCTTCAGTCAGTTGGGAATCCCCTTGCCGCACATCAATCTGGAGATTGGCTCGGGTTCACAGGCAGAACAAACGGCCGCGATCATGGTCCGCTATGAGCAGGTGTTGCTGGAACAGAGGAGTGATCTCTGCTTGGTTGTTGGTGACGTGAATTCAACCATGGCCTGCGCCATCACTGCTCAGAAGTGCGGCGTGCCAGTGGCACATGTGGAGGGAGGCATTCGTTCCGGTGATTGGAGCATGCCTGAAGAAATCAACCGAATGGTGACCGATTCGATCAGCAACTGGTTTTTCACCACCAGCGCATCAGCCAACAAGGCCCTCAGGAGTACCGGAGTTCGCGAAGGCCAAATCCACTTTGTTGGTAACACCATGATCGACACCCTGCTGGCGAACATGGATCGCCTGAAGGCACCAGATTTCTGGGCAGATCAAAGATTGGTCGCCGGGCAGTATTTTGTGGCAACCTTGCACCGTCCTTCCAATGTGGATGACGCTTCAGGGTTCACACGGCTTTTGGCAGCCATCGGAGAGGCTTCGAGAGGTTTACCCGTCGTCTTTCCTGTTCATCCCCGTACCGCGAAGACGTTGCGCGAGGTGGATGGGATTCCAAGTAACTTCCGCCTGGTCGACCCTCAACCCTATCTTGAATTCAATTTCTTGGTTCGGCACTCCAAGGCGGTCATCACAGATTCGGGTGGAATCACTGAAGAAGCCACTGTCATGGGCGTTCCCTGTATCACCCTTAGGGATTCCACGGAAAGGCCGGAAACCGTCGAACAAGGCACCAACGAATTGATTGGGACCAATCCTGATAACGTAAAGGGTGTTTTGGATAAATTGTTTTCAGGCTTGTGGAAGAAGGGTGCGATCCCAGAGCTTTGGGATGGCCATACTGGCGAGCGGATCGTGGAGGTTCTGGAGCGAATTCTTTGA
- a CDS encoding bi-domain-containing oxidoreductase: protein MKQILQNLKTGSTDVVEVPTPAIKRGQLLVQTSQTLVSAGTERMLVEFGKAGWLKKAQQQPDKVRMVLDKIRTDGLKPTIEAVFNKLEQPLPLGYCNVGRIAQIAPDLSGFQVGERVISNGHHAEMVSVPVNLCAKVPDAVSDEEAAFTVLSAIALQGIRLVNPTLGEMVVVTGLGLIGLVTVQLLKANGCKVLGLDFDKDKLDLARQFGAEVVDLAAGQDPVAVAHDFSRGLGVDAVIVTAATRSSEPIHQAALMCRKRGRIVLVGVTGLELSRADFFQKELTFQVSCSYGPGRYDSNYEEKGNDYPVGFVRWTEQRNFQAVLDMLADGRLNVKPLISHQFAIEDAGKAYELIGGAEPSLGILLKYPGLEASADSKTIRLTNATRPSTPDVRERSASIGFLGAGNYATSVLMPAFKKSGTRLHTVASRTGAGGIHAGRKFGFEEVTTDVDRLFSVNEINSIVITTRHDSHASYVVRALKAGKHVFVEKPLCLTLHDLEEIGAVHAGSELTSKPVLMVGFNRRFAPQVQKIKHLLKGVSGPKALIMTVNAGAIPGDHWTQDPEAGGGRIVGEACHFIDLLRFLVGASIESWACSPMATTLRDTVTIQLAFADGSVGTIHYFANGSKAFPKERLEVFASGRILQLDNFRKLAGFGWPGFKSMNLWQQDKGQSACAAAFVAAVEGRQIEPIPFEEIMEVSRVCIELAGAAK from the coding sequence ATGAAACAGATACTTCAGAACCTGAAGACGGGATCCACCGACGTCGTGGAGGTGCCTACTCCGGCGATTAAACGTGGACAGTTGCTGGTCCAAACGAGCCAGACATTGGTTTCGGCGGGAACAGAGAGGATGCTAGTCGAATTCGGGAAGGCTGGCTGGTTGAAAAAGGCCCAACAGCAACCGGACAAAGTTCGCATGGTGCTTGATAAAATCCGAACCGATGGCCTCAAACCGACCATCGAAGCGGTGTTCAATAAGTTGGAACAACCCCTCCCTCTGGGGTACTGCAATGTGGGCCGCATCGCACAGATAGCCCCCGACCTTTCGGGCTTTCAGGTTGGGGAGCGGGTCATTAGCAATGGCCATCACGCCGAAATGGTCAGTGTTCCAGTGAACCTTTGCGCCAAGGTACCTGATGCCGTCTCGGATGAAGAAGCTGCATTTACCGTTCTGAGCGCCATTGCGCTGCAGGGCATTCGTCTGGTGAACCCCACGCTGGGGGAGATGGTGGTCGTGACTGGCCTGGGGCTCATTGGGCTTGTCACGGTACAGCTCCTGAAAGCCAATGGCTGCAAGGTTCTGGGCCTCGATTTCGACAAGGATAAGCTCGACCTAGCACGGCAATTCGGGGCGGAGGTGGTCGATCTGGCCGCCGGCCAGGACCCTGTTGCCGTGGCTCATGATTTTTCCAGAGGGCTCGGGGTCGATGCAGTAATTGTGACTGCGGCGACCCGAAGCAGTGAACCCATCCACCAGGCTGCGCTCATGTGCCGAAAGCGAGGGCGCATCGTCTTGGTGGGGGTCACTGGCCTGGAACTGTCCCGGGCAGACTTCTTCCAGAAAGAACTGACATTTCAGGTTTCCTGCTCGTATGGCCCAGGGCGGTACGATTCGAACTACGAAGAGAAGGGGAACGATTATCCCGTTGGGTTCGTACGCTGGACGGAGCAAAGGAATTTCCAGGCAGTTCTCGACATGCTGGCGGATGGTCGGCTGAATGTGAAACCGCTCATCTCCCACCAATTCGCCATTGAGGATGCCGGGAAGGCTTATGAACTGATTGGCGGGGCTGAACCCTCACTGGGGATTCTTCTTAAATATCCAGGTCTAGAAGCCTCAGCGGACTCCAAGACCATCCGCTTGACTAACGCGACAAGGCCCAGCACTCCCGATGTAAGAGAGAGGTCAGCTTCTATTGGCTTCCTGGGGGCTGGGAATTACGCAACCTCGGTACTAATGCCGGCTTTCAAGAAGTCTGGGACACGACTTCATACGGTGGCTTCTCGCACCGGGGCGGGCGGGATCCACGCAGGGCGGAAGTTCGGGTTTGAAGAAGTCACTACCGACGTCGATCGACTGTTTTCAGTAAATGAAATCAATTCCATAGTCATCACCACACGGCACGACAGTCACGCCAGCTATGTTGTGAGGGCGTTAAAGGCTGGAAAGCATGTGTTCGTGGAAAAACCCTTGTGCTTGACCTTGCATGACCTTGAAGAGATCGGGGCGGTTCATGCAGGGAGTGAATTGACTTCAAAGCCAGTCCTCATGGTTGGATTCAATCGACGGTTTGCTCCCCAGGTCCAAAAAATCAAGCATCTGCTCAAAGGGGTTAGCGGACCGAAGGCACTTATCATGACGGTGAATGCCGGCGCCATTCCCGGTGACCACTGGACCCAAGATCCAGAGGCGGGAGGCGGTCGCATTGTCGGGGAGGCCTGTCACTTCATTGACCTGCTTCGCTTCCTCGTTGGAGCATCGATCGAGAGTTGGGCATGCTCTCCCATGGCCACAACCCTTCGGGATACGGTGACGATCCAGCTGGCCTTTGCGGATGGATCCGTTGGCACCATCCACTATTTTGCAAACGGCAGCAAGGCCTTTCCTAAGGAACGGCTGGAAGTGTTCGCCAGTGGGCGAATCTTGCAGTTGGATAACTTCCGGAAGCTTGCTGGGTTCGGGTGGCCGGGTTTCAAATCGATGAACCTCTGGCAACAAGACAAGGGACAATCGGCCTGCGCCGCGGCCTTTGTGGCAGCTGTAGAAGGTCGCCAAATCGAGCCCATCCCCTTTGAGGAAATCATGGAAGTGAGCCGAGTCTGCATCGAGCTCGCAGGAGCGGCAAAATGA
- a CDS encoding AglZ/HisF2 family acetamidino modification protein → MLRPRLIPCLLIHKGGLVKSVQFGAHKYVGDPINAVRIFNEKEVDELMVVDIDATRNGHEPNYKTIAHLAAECRMPLCYGGGVNSTSQLERIIGLGVEKVAMSAAVVHRPELISEASKRVGNQSVVVVIDVKKTGLFRKPEVVTHNATRRTGLNPVAFARRVEELGAGEIVLNSVDHDGEMNGYDLDLIAQVREAVSVPLTVLGGAGSLADLQDLVMRHGIIGAAAGSLFVFKGKYRAVLINYPNRDEKDALCAAGMNAR, encoded by the coding sequence ATGCTGCGGCCCCGGCTCATCCCCTGCCTGCTCATCCACAAGGGCGGCTTGGTGAAATCGGTACAATTCGGCGCTCATAAGTATGTAGGCGATCCCATCAACGCTGTCCGGATCTTTAATGAGAAGGAAGTGGACGAGTTGATGGTTGTGGATATTGATGCCACTCGCAATGGACATGAGCCGAACTACAAGACCATTGCCCACTTGGCCGCTGAGTGCCGGATGCCCCTCTGTTATGGTGGTGGCGTCAACAGCACGAGCCAACTTGAGCGCATCATCGGTCTGGGCGTTGAAAAAGTTGCCATGAGTGCGGCCGTGGTCCACAGGCCAGAACTGATCTCTGAGGCCTCCAAGCGGGTTGGCAACCAGAGTGTGGTGGTGGTGATCGATGTCAAGAAAACGGGCCTTTTCCGTAAGCCAGAAGTCGTGACGCACAACGCCACCCGTCGTACAGGTTTGAATCCAGTCGCCTTCGCCCGGCGAGTTGAGGAACTGGGGGCCGGCGAAATCGTCCTCAACTCGGTGGACCATGATGGTGAGATGAATGGATACGATCTGGACCTGATTGCCCAGGTGCGGGAGGCGGTTTCGGTTCCTCTCACCGTCCTGGGTGGGGCGGGATCGCTTGCTGACCTGCAGGATCTTGTTATGCGGCATGGAATCATTGGCGCGGCAGCCGGGAGTCTTTTTGTGTTCAAAGGGAAATACCGAGCAGTGTTGATTAATTATCCAAATCGCGATGAGAAAGATGCCCTTTGTGCGGCTGGGATGAATGCTAGATGA
- the hisH gene encoding imidazole glycerol phosphate synthase subunit HisH translates to MIALVDYGLGNIQAFANIYRSIGIAVQAVKTAEELNRADKIILPGVGAFDWAMTRLNESGMREALDEQVLHNKKAVLGICVGMQMMTRRSDEGDLPGLGWIDAEVLRFDAALLKDRTHLPHMGWNDVQPTPENALFRGLESPRYYFLHSYYVAPSNESDVIATADYGITFAAAVQSANVFGTQFHPEKSHRWGIGLLKNFAEI, encoded by the coding sequence GTGATTGCCCTTGTGGACTATGGGTTAGGTAATATCCAAGCCTTTGCGAATATCTATCGAAGCATTGGCATCGCGGTTCAGGCTGTGAAAACAGCGGAAGAATTGAACAGAGCAGATAAGATAATCCTTCCGGGTGTGGGAGCCTTCGATTGGGCGATGACGCGGCTGAATGAGTCGGGCATGCGAGAGGCCTTGGATGAGCAGGTGCTTCACAATAAGAAGGCCGTGCTCGGAATTTGTGTCGGGATGCAAATGATGACCCGCCGGAGCGATGAAGGAGATTTGCCGGGCCTGGGGTGGATTGATGCAGAGGTGTTGCGATTTGATGCAGCGCTATTGAAGGATCGCACCCACCTGCCCCACATGGGATGGAACGACGTCCAGCCCACACCAGAGAACGCTTTGTTCCGAGGACTTGAGTCTCCACGGTATTACTTTTTGCATTCGTACTATGTCGCGCCTTCGAATGAATCAGATGTCATCGCGACTGCGGATTACGGGATCACCTTTGCAGCCGCAGTCCAATCGGCCAACGTTTTTGGAACTCAGTTCCATCCCGAAAAGAGCCATCGCTGGGGCATCGGCCTGCTCAAGAACTTTGCGGAGATTTGA
- a CDS encoding N-acetyl sugar amidotransferase, with the protein MDTTDSMIVFDEKGVCDHCNTFYQHTLPNWHTDKRGEDELERMVDLIRAEGRGKDFDCIIGMSGGIDSSYLTYVAKEKLGLRPLVFHVDAGWNSQIAVNNIERLVDGLGLDLFTEVIDWEEMKDLQLAFFKSGVPHIDAPQDHAFFATMYKFARQHHVKCILTGANLSTECIRNPIEWMYYQSDSRQLRDIHRQFGTVPLKHFPFTAIFWHKVWLPYVKGIKVLRPLNCLPYIKNDARQLLMDRFGWQPYPQKHFESRFTKFYESYWLPKRFGYDVRRVQYSSLIVTNQMTRQEALLQLEQPTCDEVTIHQELEFVANKLGISVDELNGYMLLPQKTYKDYKNQRQLYDLGARVMHALGMELGGKR; encoded by the coding sequence ATGGACACGACGGACTCCATGATCGTGTTTGACGAAAAAGGTGTGTGCGACCATTGCAACACCTTCTATCAGCACACGCTCCCCAATTGGCATACCGACAAGCGGGGTGAAGACGAACTCGAGCGGATGGTTGATCTTATCCGTGCTGAAGGCAGGGGCAAGGACTTCGACTGTATCATCGGAATGAGTGGGGGCATTGATAGCTCGTACCTGACTTACGTTGCCAAGGAAAAGCTTGGACTGAGGCCACTGGTGTTCCATGTGGATGCTGGATGGAATTCCCAGATCGCCGTGAACAACATTGAGCGCTTGGTGGATGGGCTGGGACTCGATCTCTTTACCGAAGTCATTGACTGGGAAGAGATGAAAGATCTTCAGTTGGCCTTTTTCAAGTCGGGGGTGCCGCATATCGATGCACCCCAGGATCATGCCTTTTTTGCGACCATGTACAAATTTGCGCGACAACACCATGTCAAATGCATCTTGACTGGTGCCAATCTGTCGACGGAATGCATTAGAAATCCAATTGAATGGATGTACTACCAATCGGACTCACGGCAACTGCGAGATATTCATCGCCAGTTCGGAACCGTCCCGTTGAAGCACTTCCCTTTTACAGCCATATTCTGGCACAAGGTCTGGTTGCCTTATGTGAAGGGCATCAAGGTGCTCCGTCCGCTCAACTGTCTGCCCTATATCAAAAACGACGCCCGACAGCTGCTGATGGACCGGTTCGGCTGGCAGCCATATCCTCAGAAGCATTTTGAGTCCCGGTTCACCAAGTTCTACGAGAGTTATTGGCTGCCCAAGCGCTTTGGGTATGACGTAAGGCGCGTTCAATATTCAAGTCTGATTGTGACGAATCAGATGACGCGGCAGGAAGCCTTGCTTCAGTTGGAACAGCCGACCTGCGACGAGGTCACCATCCACCAGGAGCTCGAGTTTGTTGCAAACAAACTCGGAATTTCCGTTGATGAATTGAATGGGTACATGCTTCTGCCTCAAAAAACCTACAAGGACTATAAGAATCAGCGTCAACTCTATGATCTGGGAGCGCGGGTGATGCATGCTCTGGGGATGGAACTTGGGGGCAAGCGGTGA
- a CDS encoding transposase, producing MRTSKFTEEQIVGLLREAEKGEQTVDALCRARGITAQTFYRWRKKYGGVEVSDVRHMRQLEKENAQLKRLLAERELDIAALKTVLRKK from the coding sequence ATGAGGACAAGCAAGTTCACCGAGGAGCAGATCGTGGGGCTTCTCAGAGAGGCGGAGAAGGGGGAGCAGACGGTCGATGCCCTCTGCCGGGCCCGTGGGATCACGGCGCAGACCTTCTATCGATGGCGAAAGAAGTATGGCGGAGTCGAGGTTTCCGATGTCCGGCACATGCGGCAGCTTGAGAAGGAGAACGCCCAGCTCAAGCGCCTTCTGGCAGAACGGGAGCTGGATATCGCAGCCCTGAAAACGGTTCTCCGAAAAAAATGA
- a CDS encoding IS3 family transposase yields MSGASQRKEGAAYLTATGFSQRRAARAMGLSRSYVRYSRRVKLDGLDERIVQLAHANPRYGHRRVWALLRRLQLRVNLKRVHRVFKAHGLQVRRRPKKHLRTGQHVPMKSGYPNQVWSYDFVHDSCLNGEVVKCLTLTDEFTKEALVIEVASSFKAEEVMQVLKRLFQTRGWPAFLRSDNGPEFIAHDLQVWLMATGAQTFYIPPGSPWANGVAESFNSKFRDECLNMEAFSSLAEAKVIVEAWRRRYNEERPHSSLGYLTPTEFRCTIELAQLGLPATGALPPDPRDLSLWAPPVEANALTEKARAFPLANTVRCISEALKSLPSVALPSPEMEAKLPSPGSSWPTGH; encoded by the coding sequence ATGAGTGGCGCGTCGCAGCGAAAGGAGGGGGCGGCATACCTGACGGCCACCGGCTTCTCCCAGCGGCGCGCTGCCCGGGCCATGGGCCTGAGCCGTTCCTATGTCCGGTATTCACGCCGGGTGAAACTGGATGGGCTGGACGAGCGGATCGTCCAGCTTGCCCATGCCAACCCCCGCTATGGCCACCGGCGCGTCTGGGCCCTCCTGAGGCGGCTCCAGCTCCGGGTGAACCTGAAACGGGTCCACCGGGTTTTCAAAGCCCATGGCCTCCAGGTCCGGCGGCGTCCCAAAAAGCACCTCCGGACCGGCCAGCATGTGCCGATGAAATCCGGGTATCCCAACCAGGTCTGGTCCTACGACTTCGTCCACGACAGCTGCCTGAACGGCGAGGTCGTGAAGTGCCTGACGCTCACCGACGAGTTTACGAAGGAGGCGTTGGTCATCGAAGTGGCCTCCTCCTTCAAGGCCGAGGAGGTCATGCAGGTCCTCAAACGCTTGTTCCAGACCCGGGGATGGCCCGCATTCCTGCGCAGTGACAACGGCCCCGAGTTCATCGCCCATGACCTCCAGGTCTGGCTGATGGCCACCGGTGCCCAGACCTTCTACATCCCCCCGGGCTCGCCCTGGGCCAACGGCGTGGCCGAGAGCTTCAACAGCAAGTTCCGGGACGAATGCCTGAACATGGAGGCCTTCTCCAGCCTGGCTGAGGCCAAGGTCATCGTCGAAGCCTGGCGCCGTCGCTACAACGAGGAGCGCCCGCACAGCAGCCTGGGCTACCTCACCCCAACCGAGTTCCGCTGCACCATTGAACTGGCTCAGCTCGGTCTCCCTGCGACGGGGGCTCTGCCCCCGGACCCCCGGGATTTATCGCTTTGGGCACCCCCGGTGGAGGCCAACGCCCTGACAGAAAAGGCCAGGGCGTTTCCCCTGGCCAACACCGTCCGGTGCATCTCCGAAGCGCTCAAGTCGCTTCCCAGCGTTGCTCTACCCTCTCCGGAGATGGAAGCCAAGCTACCATCTCCTGGAAGCTCCTGGCCAACCGGCCATTAG
- a CDS encoding glycosyltransferase family 2 protein: MLLGFVFTNFNNSRYTVEAINSLARSADWSRFRICIVDNASREEEKAIIKMLSDEFPSIRVIFNETNVGYFSGLNIGLRVIREQNPLLDTIFIGNNDLEFPITIMEQLESCRPLLTEHPVLSPDIVTLDGVHQNPHVLHPVSRFRRFAWSLYYSNYYLGVAIRTAAKWTRGFTRMKDSDHHLTPGLVDQGFGACYLLGPVFFRHFREPWAPTFLMHEEYFFSLQLESKGYRVFYTPSIKILHHWHASVGSLPGRRIWELSRDSYKLTLKYKTFTGPE; this comes from the coding sequence ATGTTGCTGGGTTTTGTTTTTACAAATTTTAATAACTCCAGGTACACCGTTGAGGCGATAAATTCCCTGGCTCGCTCTGCGGATTGGAGTAGATTTCGCATCTGCATTGTGGACAATGCTTCCCGAGAAGAGGAAAAGGCAATTATCAAGATGCTTTCGGATGAATTTCCGTCTATCCGAGTCATTTTTAATGAGACCAATGTTGGCTATTTTTCGGGACTGAACATTGGCCTCCGAGTAATTCGGGAACAGAATCCACTACTTGATACCATTTTCATTGGTAATAATGATCTTGAATTCCCAATTACGATAATGGAACAGCTTGAATCTTGCCGTCCGCTATTGACAGAGCATCCAGTCTTATCACCCGATATTGTCACTCTTGATGGTGTTCACCAGAATCCGCATGTGCTCCATCCTGTCAGCCGATTTCGTCGGTTCGCATGGTCCCTGTATTATTCCAATTATTATCTAGGGGTGGCCATCCGAACCGCAGCCAAATGGACTCGCGGGTTCACTCGCATGAAGGATAGTGATCATCACTTGACCCCTGGTCTCGTGGATCAGGGGTTCGGAGCTTGTTACCTTCTGGGTCCAGTATTCTTTCGACACTTTCGGGAGCCCTGGGCTCCAACCTTCCTGATGCACGAGGAATATTTCTTCAGCCTTCAATTGGAGTCAAAGGGGTATAGGGTTTTCTATACGCCATCCATCAAGATTCTCCACCATTGGCATGCTTCGGTAGGCTCCCTTCCCGGCAGAAGGATATGGGAGTTAAGCCGCGACTCGTACAAGCTGACCCTTAAGTATAAAACATTCACTGGGCCTGAATAA
- a CDS encoding methyltransferase domain-containing protein, with amino-acid sequence MLSKIKKVISLLKTDGVGEVLGAVSAHLIPRRPLASFQQCRPYVEEKVGIEIGGPTHLFRKWSSLPIYSIASRVDNCNFSDQTVWVDSIKEGASFRFDDQREPGYQYVVDASNLEQFTTETYDFLLSSHALEHIANPIKALSEWIRVLKQEGLLVLLLPHKDGTFDHRRPLTTLDHLVRDYEMQVTEGDLTHLDEILALHDLKMDRKAGSVDAFKERSLKNKENRCLHHHVFDTRLVIKLVHHIGLQILAVESFKPNNILVIAYKPRTGDIPNNDLFLSEVAPPRWKSPFPSDFL; translated from the coding sequence ATGTTAAGCAAAATCAAAAAAGTCATCTCACTACTGAAGACTGATGGGGTGGGCGAGGTTCTTGGCGCCGTCTCAGCGCACCTCATTCCACGTCGGCCACTTGCCAGCTTTCAGCAGTGCAGGCCATACGTAGAAGAAAAAGTAGGGATTGAAATTGGTGGGCCAACTCACCTTTTCCGAAAATGGAGCAGTCTCCCTATTTATTCAATCGCCTCAAGAGTCGACAATTGTAATTTCTCTGATCAAACAGTATGGGTAGATAGCATAAAAGAGGGAGCCTCGTTCCGATTTGATGATCAACGGGAACCCGGATACCAGTATGTTGTAGATGCTTCAAATTTGGAGCAATTCACGACTGAGACATATGACTTTCTTTTGTCGTCCCATGCATTGGAGCACATAGCCAACCCTATTAAAGCTCTATCCGAGTGGATACGGGTTCTAAAACAGGAAGGTCTTCTAGTTCTTCTCCTTCCTCACAAGGATGGTACCTTTGATCATCGAAGACCCCTCACCACTCTCGACCACCTAGTAAGAGATTATGAGATGCAGGTAACTGAAGGAGATTTGACCCATCTTGATGAAATCCTAGCTTTGCATGATTTAAAAATGGACCGAAAGGCTGGAAGCGTTGATGCCTTCAAAGAACGAAGCCTTAAGAATAAAGAAAATCGCTGTCTGCACCACCATGTGTTTGATACCCGTCTGGTCATCAAATTAGTCCATCACATTGGCCTGCAAATATTGGCTGTAGAAAGCTTTAAACCCAATAATATCCTTGTCATTGCATATAAACCACGAACAGGAGATATTCCAAATAATGATTTGTTCCTTTCAGAAGTAGCACCTCCAAGATGGAAAAGCCCTTTCCCTTCAGACTTTTTGTAA
- a CDS encoding glycosyltransferase has protein sequence MIYDDIIAVIVSFNGHKKTDMTVRALLGKVGHIHIVDNGSDLKSLEVLRALEANQGVSVTYLKNNRGIGHALNLGLTYAKDGGFTWILTMDQDSLIDHDMVQAFCRAIQTHPDLACLSPTVIIHGEHKRDRRDGPISYAITSGNLVRMDVFERIGGYNEEMFIDALDFDFCLRARQAGWQVWQVGNAFLYHELGDTHTVPRPFSQFYTLHSPTRRYYMYRNFLYLAKAHARNFPLFIIKSAIAHFLLLITILLFEKERGSSLSAIFQGVEDFFHNRMGAKPEPVDKGR, from the coding sequence ATGATATATGACGATATTATTGCTGTTATAGTTAGTTTTAATGGCCACAAAAAAACAGATATGACAGTTCGCGCCCTTTTGGGGAAGGTTGGACATATTCATATTGTGGACAATGGTTCTGATTTAAAATCCCTTGAGGTCTTGCGGGCTCTAGAGGCCAACCAAGGCGTTTCTGTAACTTACCTGAAGAATAACCGAGGGATTGGTCATGCCTTGAACCTTGGACTAACCTATGCAAAAGATGGAGGCTTTACCTGGATACTCACCATGGACCAGGACAGTCTTATAGATCACGACATGGTCCAAGCCTTTTGTCGAGCTATCCAAACACACCCCGACCTAGCATGTCTCTCGCCCACCGTCATTATTCATGGTGAACACAAGAGAGACCGACGAGATGGCCCTATCAGCTACGCCATAACCTCCGGAAACTTGGTTCGCATGGATGTATTTGAAAGAATAGGTGGCTATAACGAAGAAATGTTCATCGATGCCCTGGATTTTGACTTCTGTCTAAGGGCACGCCAAGCAGGATGGCAAGTCTGGCAAGTTGGCAACGCTTTTTTATATCATGAATTGGGCGACACACATACCGTTCCGAGACCATTTTCGCAATTCTATACACTCCATTCGCCAACCAGGCGCTACTACATGTATAGAAATTTCTTATACCTAGCCAAGGCGCATGCACGGAATTTCCCTCTATTTATCATCAAATCCGCCATTGCACACTTCCTGTTGCTTATCACGATTCTCCTTTTTGAAAAAGAACGGGGGTCTAGTCTGTCAGCCATTTTTCAGGGAGTTGAGGACTTTTTCCATAACAGAATGGGGGCTAAGCCTGAGCCCGTGGATAAGGGCCGCTAA